In one Arachis duranensis cultivar V14167 chromosome 9, aradu.V14167.gnm2.J7QH, whole genome shotgun sequence genomic region, the following are encoded:
- the LOC107465254 gene encoding tlg2p-like protein a, with translation MATRNRTLLFRKHRDALKSVRAPSSSSLPSTSSAGGRGGAAGPVIELVSSSLLNPNRSYAPLSTDDPGSSSKDLNLVTVGLPPAWVDVSEEISANVQRARTKMAELAKAHAKALMPSFGDGKEEQRAIESLTYEITDLIKRSEKRLQRLSAGGPSEDSNVRKNVQRSLATDLQNLSVELRKKQSTYLKRLRQQKEGPDGVDLEINMNGSKSTYEDDDLDNMIFNEHQMAKLKKTEAFTVEREKEIQQVVESVNELAQIMKDLSVLVIDQGTIVDRIDYNIQNVATTVEDGLKQLQKAERNQKKGGMVMCATVLLIMCLVMLVLLILKEIIL, from the exons ATGGCGACGAGGAATCGCACTCTTCTCTTCAGAAAGCACCGCGACGCATTGAAGAGCGTTCGCGCTCCTTCCTCCTCTTCCCTCCCCTCCACCTCCTCCGCCGGTGGCAGAGGGGGTGCCGCCGGACCCGTCATCGAATTGGTCAGCTCGTCGCTCCTCAACCCTAATCGTTCTTACGCCCCTCTAAGCACCGACGATCCCGGTAGCTCAAG TAAGGATCTAAATCTGGTTACAGTTGGATTACCGCCAGCATGGGTGGATGTGTCTGAAGAAATATCAGCAAATGTGCAGCGCGCCAGAACAAAAATGGCAGAGTTGGCCAAGGCTCATGCAAAGGCTTTAATGCCATCATTTGGTGACGGTAAGGAAGAACAACGTGCTATCGAGTCCCTAACATATGAGATAACTGACTTGATAAAGAGATCAGAGAAGAGACTGCAGAGACTTTCTGCTGGTGGGCCATCTGAGGATTCCAACGTGAGGAAGAATGTGCAG CGTTCTCTTGCTACCGACCTTCAGAACTTGTCTGTAGAGCTCCGCAAGAAACAATCAACATATTTGAAGCGCCTAAGGCAACAAAAGGAG GGTCCAGACGGGGTTGATTTAGAGATCAACATGAATGGAAGTAAATCCACATATGAAGATGATGACCTGGATAATATG ATATTTAATGAACATCAAATGGCCAAGCTGAAGAAAACTGAAGCATTCACAgtggaaagagaaaaagaaattcaGCAG GTTGTAGAATCTGTAAACGAGCTTGCTCAAATTATGAAGGATTTATCAGTCCTAGTCATTGACCAG GGTACGATTGTTGATAGAATAGACTACAACATTCAGAATGTAGCCACTACAGTTGAAGATGGCCTTAAACAGCTTCAGAAG GCAGAGAGAAACCAGAAAAAGGGGGGCATGGTGATGTGTGCGACGGTGCTGCTCATCATGTGCCTTGTTATGTTGGTTCTATTAATCCTTAAGGAAATTATCTTGTGA